A window of Sphingobium herbicidovorans contains these coding sequences:
- a CDS encoding DMT family transporter, which translates to MAWLVLGIAVFTEICWALSLKWAATIGSWQASSVPIVLSFLNMALLAFAMKGLPAGTAYAIWTGLGAVGVIIGGVILFGDRVTPVQAGFMALTVVGVIGTKLFAPA; encoded by the coding sequence ATGGCGTGGCTTGTGCTGGGCATTGCCGTTTTTACTGAAATCTGCTGGGCGCTCAGCCTGAAATGGGCGGCGACCATCGGCAGCTGGCAGGCATCCTCCGTGCCGATCGTTTTGAGCTTCCTCAACATGGCGCTGCTGGCCTTTGCCATGAAGGGCCTGCCGGCGGGCACGGCCTACGCCATCTGGACGGGGTTGGGCGCGGTCGGCGTGATCATCGGCGGCGTCATCCTGTTCGGGGACCGGGTGACGCCGGTGCAGGCCGGTTTCATGGCGCTCACCGTCGTCGGCGTCATTGGCACGAAGCTGTTCGCCCCGGCCTGA
- a CDS encoding TrmH family RNA methyltransferase, translated as MKRGQRSAKPKGNFPRFYGRHAVIAALANPNRVVRKIWGTRDALGALDLPPILPIVYADVADLGRMVPSDAPHQGIVAEVEPLDDVWLGDALEAGVDDKRPVLVLDQVTDPHNVGAILRSAAAFDALCIVTQDRHAPPESGVLARSASGALEIVPWVRVVNLARALDEIAEAGYWRIGLDGEADTNLAEAIGDSRVALVLGAEGEGLRHNSMAHCDILAKLPISPRMESLNVSNAAAIALYAAASR; from the coding sequence ATGAAAAGAGGACAACGCAGCGCAAAGCCCAAGGGCAACTTTCCCCGCTTTTACGGTCGCCATGCCGTCATTGCGGCCCTGGCCAATCCCAATCGCGTCGTACGCAAGATATGGGGGACGCGGGACGCGCTGGGCGCGCTCGACCTGCCGCCGATCCTGCCCATCGTCTATGCCGACGTCGCCGACCTTGGCCGCATGGTGCCGTCCGATGCGCCGCACCAGGGCATCGTCGCAGAGGTCGAGCCGCTGGACGACGTATGGCTGGGTGACGCGCTGGAGGCGGGCGTTGACGACAAGCGCCCGGTGCTGGTGCTGGATCAGGTGACTGACCCGCATAATGTCGGCGCGATCCTGCGTTCGGCGGCGGCCTTCGACGCGCTCTGCATCGTGACGCAGGACCGCCACGCGCCGCCTGAATCGGGCGTCCTGGCTCGATCCGCGTCGGGAGCCCTGGAAATCGTACCTTGGGTACGCGTCGTGAACCTGGCCCGCGCCCTCGATGAGATTGCGGAAGCCGGCTATTGGCGCATCGGCCTGGACGGCGAGGCGGATACGAACCTGGCCGAGGCAATCGGCGATTCGCGCGTCGCGCTGGTGCTGGGCGCGGAAGGCGAAGGGCTGCGTCACAACAGCATGGCGCATTGCGATATTCTGGCTAAACTGCCGATCAGCCCGCGGATGGAGAGCCTCAATGTCTCCAATGCGGCCGCTATCGCCCTGTACGCGGCCGCCAGCCGGTAG
- a CDS encoding DNA-3-methyladenine glycosylase family protein, whose translation MVTTPEQLRASLDAIAVLEPGFAAALARVGYPAPRMREPGYETLLRTIVGQQVSVAAAAAVWRKLGQELGEGCAPGELLARDYDALRACGLSRQKQGYARSLAELVTSGGLDLHALPQDDEEAIALLTRVKGIGRWSAEIYLLFAEGRPDVWPAGDLAVQIEVGRMLGLPERPSERETRALADRWRPHRGAAAIMAWHHYNTEVI comes from the coding sequence ATGGTGACTACCCCAGAGCAGCTGCGCGCCAGCCTGGACGCGATTGCCGTCCTCGAACCCGGTTTCGCCGCCGCGCTGGCGCGGGTCGGCTACCCCGCGCCGCGCATGAGGGAGCCGGGATATGAAACCCTGCTGCGCACCATCGTCGGTCAGCAGGTCAGCGTCGCCGCAGCAGCAGCCGTGTGGCGGAAGCTGGGACAGGAACTGGGCGAAGGATGTGCGCCAGGCGAGTTGCTCGCCCGCGATTACGACGCCTTGCGCGCCTGTGGGCTGTCGCGGCAGAAACAGGGCTATGCCCGCAGCCTCGCCGAACTGGTGACGAGCGGCGGGCTGGACCTGCACGCCCTGCCACAGGATGATGAAGAAGCAATCGCCCTGTTGACGCGGGTCAAGGGGATTGGCCGGTGGTCAGCGGAAATCTATCTGCTTTTCGCCGAGGGTCGCCCGGACGTCTGGCCAGCAGGAGACCTTGCCGTCCAGATTGAGGTTGGCCGGATGCTGGGCCTTCCCGAACGGCCGAGCGAACGGGAAACACGCGCGCTGGCAGATCGCTGGCGTCCCCATAGAGGCGCCGCCGCCATCATGGCGTGGCACCATTATAACACAGAGGTTATCTGA
- a CDS encoding Crp/Fnr family transcriptional regulator has protein sequence MVATSCFAERLAKNVTLSDAERNALTRLEENPRKVKRGAMIQRVNETVTELFVLREGRVMSFVILPDGSRQILRVYFPGDFIGSASTIYSKAPESLVALTDAIVCPFDKHALRRLLEEYPRVAALLFLLSNSEKVALTDRLASLGRTSAKARVASFLLDIFDRLRVTDDGITDSFDLRLTQEEIGDAIGLTSVHVNRMVRQMEQEGLISRSNGRITLLDIARLEEIGHYTNRHKDIDLDWIPALGCG, from the coding sequence TTGGTGGCGACGAGTTGTTTCGCGGAAAGGCTGGCGAAAAACGTAACCCTTTCGGATGCGGAAAGAAATGCGCTGACAAGATTGGAAGAGAACCCACGCAAGGTTAAGCGCGGCGCGATGATCCAGCGGGTCAATGAAACGGTTACGGAATTGTTCGTGCTGCGCGAAGGCCGGGTGATGAGCTTCGTCATCCTGCCCGATGGCAGCCGCCAGATCCTGAGGGTCTATTTCCCAGGGGACTTCATCGGGTCGGCCAGCACCATCTACAGCAAGGCGCCGGAATCGCTGGTGGCCTTGACCGACGCGATCGTCTGTCCGTTCGACAAGCACGCCCTGCGCCGTCTGCTGGAGGAATATCCCCGCGTCGCCGCGCTGCTGTTCCTGCTGTCCAATTCGGAAAAGGTCGCGCTGACCGACCGGCTTGCGTCACTTGGGCGGACGTCGGCCAAGGCCCGTGTCGCGTCCTTTCTGCTGGACATATTCGACAGGCTGCGCGTCACCGACGACGGGATTACCGACAGCTTCGATCTCCGCCTGACGCAGGAAGAGATTGGCGACGCGATTGGCCTCACCTCCGTTCATGTGAACCGCATGGTGCGTCAGATGGAACAGGAAGGGCTGATCAGCCGATCGAACGGACGCATCACGCTGCTCGACATCGCCCGGCTGGAAGAAATCGGCCATTATACCAATCGGCACAAGGATATCGATCTGGACTGGATCCCCGCGCTGGGTTGCGGGTGA
- the murA gene encoding UDP-N-acetylglucosamine 1-carboxyvinyltransferase, with protein MDRIIIRGGKVLSGRLPISGAKNAALTLLPCALLTDEPVTLRNLPRLADVDSFGHLLNQLGVSTMIEGARPEDFGRVMTLRAGRVTSTEAPYDIVRKMRASILVLGPLLARAGEARVSLPGGCAIGNRPIDLHLKALEAFGAIIEINAGYVRASAPDGGLPGGIYTFPVVSVGATENAVMAAVLAKGTCILENAAREPEIVDLCKLLIAMGADIEGVGTDKLTIHGRDRLHGATYSVMPDRIEAGSYACAAAITGGSLELAGACADDMHAILAALRDAGVQVDELKDGIRVSANGKLKPLTLSTAPFPAFPTDMQAQFMAMLTKADGASVLTETIFENRYMHVPELARMGADIGVNGRTAVVRGVDRLVGAPVMATDLRASMSLILAGLAAEGETQVNRVYHLDRGYERLEEKLSAVGADIERVSDG; from the coding sequence ATGGACCGCATTATCATTCGCGGCGGCAAAGTGTTGAGCGGCCGCCTTCCCATTTCCGGTGCGAAGAACGCCGCGCTGACGCTGCTGCCCTGTGCATTGCTGACCGACGAGCCGGTTACGCTGCGCAATCTGCCGCGCCTGGCGGACGTCGATAGTTTCGGGCATCTGCTGAACCAGCTGGGCGTTTCGACGATGATCGAAGGCGCGCGGCCGGAGGATTTCGGGCGGGTGATGACCCTGCGCGCGGGCCGGGTTACCTCGACCGAAGCGCCCTATGACATCGTGCGCAAGATGCGCGCGTCGATTCTGGTGCTGGGGCCGTTGCTGGCGCGCGCAGGCGAAGCGCGGGTTTCCTTGCCCGGCGGCTGCGCGATCGGCAACCGACCCATCGACCTGCACCTGAAGGCGCTGGAAGCGTTCGGCGCGATCATCGAGATAAATGCAGGCTATGTCCGCGCCAGCGCGCCTGATGGCGGCTTGCCGGGTGGCATCTACACATTCCCTGTCGTGTCGGTTGGCGCGACAGAAAATGCGGTGATGGCGGCGGTGCTGGCCAAGGGCACCTGCATCCTGGAAAATGCCGCGCGCGAACCGGAAATCGTCGATCTGTGCAAATTGCTGATCGCGATGGGCGCCGATATCGAAGGCGTGGGGACCGACAAACTCACGATCCACGGCCGCGACCGGCTGCATGGCGCAACCTACAGCGTCATGCCCGATCGGATCGAAGCGGGCAGCTATGCCTGCGCCGCGGCGATAACCGGCGGCTCGCTGGAACTGGCGGGCGCATGCGCTGACGACATGCACGCGATCCTGGCCGCCTTGCGCGATGCAGGCGTGCAGGTCGATGAACTCAAGGACGGCATCCGAGTGTCGGCCAACGGCAAGCTGAAGCCCCTGACGCTATCGACCGCGCCATTCCCCGCCTTTCCGACGGATATGCAGGCGCAGTTCATGGCGATGCTGACCAAGGCGGACGGTGCGTCGGTGCTGACCGAAACCATATTCGAAAACCGCTACATGCATGTGCCGGAACTGGCGCGCATGGGGGCTGACATCGGCGTGAACGGGCGCACCGCGGTCGTGCGCGGCGTCGACAGGCTGGTCGGCGCACCCGTCATGGCCACGGACCTGCGCGCTTCGATGAGCCTGATCCTTGCCGGACTGGCGGCGGAGGGAGAGACGCAGGTCAATCGCGTCTATCATCTCGATCGCGGCTATGAGCGGCTGGAGGAAAAGCTGTCGGCCGTGGGCGCCGACATCGAACGGGTCAGCGATGGCTGA
- a CDS encoding MaoC family dehydratase, with amino-acid sequence MAGLYFEELTPGLEIEHPWSRTVTETDNILFSSLTMNVQPLHIDSHFAAQTEWGRPLVNSLFTLGLMIGMSVNDTTLGTTVGNLGMTDVIFPNPVFQGDTIRVRSKVLSARESKSRPMTGIVEFEHVARNQDGKIVAQCRRQAMMRKRPMEAGEGTT; translated from the coding sequence GTGGCCGGATTATATTTCGAGGAGCTGACGCCGGGGCTGGAAATTGAACATCCCTGGTCGCGTACGGTCACCGAAACGGACAATATCCTCTTTTCCAGTTTGACCATGAATGTGCAGCCGTTGCACATCGATTCCCATTTCGCGGCGCAGACCGAATGGGGCCGGCCGCTGGTCAACAGCCTGTTCACGCTGGGGTTGATGATCGGCATGTCGGTCAACGACACCACGCTGGGCACCACGGTCGGCAACCTGGGCATGACCGATGTCATTTTCCCCAATCCGGTGTTCCAGGGCGACACGATCCGCGTGCGCAGCAAGGTCCTGTCCGCGCGCGAAAGCAAGTCGCGGCCGATGACCGGCATCGTCGAATTCGAGCATGTCGCACGCAATCAGGACGGCAAAATCGTCGCCCAATGCCGCCGTCAGGCGATGATGCGGAAACGTCCGATGGAGGCGGGCGAGGGGACGACATGA
- a CDS encoding response regulator has product MSKKVLIVEDEIFVALEIEQIVEDAGFSVSAIAADRESALIAAADCDIALVDLNLRDGPTGPSIGMELAAQYGVRVIYVTANPAQIGAASEAALGVITKPFRPQSIAATLRLVASNQNDLESAEIYGFTPFPPPSGSWNGMGSTG; this is encoded by the coding sequence ATGAGCAAAAAGGTCCTGATTGTAGAAGACGAAATTTTCGTCGCGCTGGAAATCGAACAGATCGTCGAGGATGCCGGTTTCTCGGTCAGCGCCATTGCAGCCGACCGGGAAAGCGCGCTCATCGCTGCGGCCGATTGCGACATCGCGCTGGTTGACCTCAACCTTCGGGACGGACCCACGGGGCCATCCATCGGCATGGAGCTCGCCGCGCAATATGGCGTGCGCGTCATCTATGTGACGGCGAACCCTGCCCAGATCGGCGCCGCATCCGAAGCGGCGCTGGGGGTCATCACCAAACCGTTCCGCCCGCAGAGCATCGCCGCGACGCTCCGCCTCGTCGCTTCCAATCAAAATGACCTGGAAAGCGCCGAAATATACGGCTTCACACCTTTCCCGCCACCGTCCGGCTCATGGAACGGGATGGGATCCACAGGCTGA
- a CDS encoding ABC-F family ATP-binding cassette domain-containing protein produces the protein MLNLKDITVRLGGRTIIDRAGVALPPRSRVGLIGRNGAGKSTLMKVMIGQLDPDEGSCEMPRDTRLGYIAQEAPTGTATPFETVLAADKERAALMAESEATHDPDRLGHIYERLNAIDAYTAPARAARILVGLGFDEEMQGRPLDSYSGGWKMRVALASLLFSNPDLLLLDEPSNHLDLEATLWLENFLKAYRGTVVVISHERDLLNNVVDYILHLEGGKVTLYPGGYDAFERQRAERLAQQEAARAKQQAEREKLQDYVARNSARASTAKQAQSRAKALARMQPIAAAIEDPTLHFGFPSPPELRPPLITMDMAAVGYNDTPVLKRVNLRIDPDDRLALLGRNGNGKTTLARLIAAQLKPMEGAMNASAKMNVGYFTQYQVEELDVTDTPLEHMTRVMKGATPGAVRAQLGRFGFSGERATQKVGSMSGGERARLALALITRDAPHLLILDEPTNHLDVDSREALVQALNEYSGAVVIVSHDRHMIELVADRLVLVDNGTAQPFDGSLEDYTDIILRKADGNSSSSDTPKVDRKAEKRNAAEWREKQKAAKNAVSKAEKEMAALTAERSRIDQALFDPKAATGAEARMTTSELMVKRATLEQKLEAAEEVWMQASAALEEL, from the coding sequence ATGCTGAATCTCAAGGACATTACTGTGCGCCTCGGCGGCCGCACCATTATCGACCGCGCAGGCGTTGCCTTGCCCCCGCGCAGCCGCGTGGGGCTGATCGGCCGCAATGGCGCGGGCAAATCGACGCTGATGAAGGTCATGATCGGGCAGCTCGACCCGGACGAGGGCAGCTGCGAAATGCCGCGCGACACGCGCCTTGGCTATATCGCGCAGGAAGCGCCCACGGGCACGGCGACTCCGTTCGAAACCGTGCTTGCCGCCGACAAGGAGCGCGCCGCGTTGATGGCCGAGAGCGAGGCGACGCATGATCCCGATCGCCTTGGCCATATCTATGAGCGGCTGAACGCAATCGACGCCTATACCGCGCCCGCGCGCGCCGCGCGCATCCTCGTCGGTCTTGGCTTCGATGAAGAGATGCAGGGCCGTCCGCTCGACAGCTATTCGGGCGGGTGGAAGATGCGCGTGGCGCTCGCCTCGCTGCTCTTTTCCAATCCCGACCTGCTGCTGCTCGACGAACCGAGCAACCATCTCGACCTCGAAGCGACGCTGTGGTTGGAGAATTTCCTCAAGGCCTATCGCGGCACCGTGGTTGTGATCAGCCATGAGCGCGACCTGCTCAACAACGTCGTCGATTACATCCTGCACCTGGAAGGGGGGAAGGTCACCCTTTATCCCGGCGGCTACGACGCGTTCGAGCGGCAACGCGCCGAACGGCTGGCCCAGCAGGAGGCGGCACGCGCCAAGCAGCAGGCGGAACGCGAAAAGTTGCAGGATTATGTTGCGCGCAACTCGGCCCGCGCTTCCACCGCCAAGCAGGCGCAGTCGCGCGCCAAGGCGCTGGCCAGGATGCAGCCAATCGCCGCCGCCATCGAGGACCCGACGCTGCATTTCGGCTTCCCCAGCCCGCCCGAACTGCGCCCGCCGCTCATCACCATGGACATGGCGGCGGTCGGCTATAATGACACGCCGGTTTTGAAGCGCGTCAACCTGCGCATAGACCCCGACGACCGGCTGGCATTGCTTGGCCGCAACGGCAACGGCAAGACGACGCTCGCCCGCCTGATCGCCGCGCAGTTGAAGCCGATGGAAGGGGCGATGAACGCGTCGGCAAAGATGAATGTCGGCTATTTCACCCAATATCAGGTGGAGGAACTGGACGTCACAGATACGCCGCTGGAACATATGACGCGCGTGATGAAGGGGGCGACGCCCGGTGCGGTACGCGCGCAGCTGGGGCGCTTCGGTTTTTCCGGCGAGCGGGCCACGCAGAAAGTCGGTTCCATGTCGGGCGGCGAACGGGCGCGGCTCGCGCTGGCGCTTATCACCCGCGACGCGCCGCATCTCCTGATCCTCGACGAGCCGACCAACCACCTCGACGTGGACAGCCGCGAGGCGCTGGTGCAGGCGCTCAATGAATATTCCGGCGCGGTGGTGATCGTTTCGCACGACCGGCACATGATCGAGCTGGTCGCCGATCGGCTCGTGCTGGTCGATAACGGCACGGCGCAGCCCTTCGACGGCAGCCTGGAGGATTATACCGACATCATCCTGCGCAAGGCGGACGGCAACAGCAGCAGCAGCGATACGCCCAAGGTCGATCGCAAGGCGGAAAAGCGCAACGCCGCCGAATGGCGCGAAAAGCAGAAGGCTGCGAAAAACGCCGTCAGCAAGGCGGAAAAGGAAATGGCTGCGCTGACGGCCGAGCGCAGCCGCATCGATCAGGCGCTGTTCGATCCCAAGGCCGCGACCGGCGCCGAGGCCAGGATGACGACGAGCGAACTGATGGTGAAGCGCGCTACGCTCGAACAGAAGCTGGAAGCCGCCGAGGAAGTCTGGATGCAGGCGAGCGCGGCGCTGGAGGAGCTGTAA
- the bglX gene encoding beta-glucosidase BglX, producing the protein MTIDRRTLLAAALTGLAALPFPRRAFAAADVARVDDLIGRMTIEEKAGQMTCLTDSFRPYNPPNPQVGIQDEKRLSDEVRRGRVGCLFNGIGVAGARRAQDLAVKESRLGIPLLLAGDVIHGLKTIFPVPLAEAASFDPSLAQRTARAMAQEASAAGLHLTFAPMVDVARDQRWGRVVEGAGEDVYLGSLFAAARVRGFQGRDLRRDDSLLACPKHFAAYGAVAAGLEYGSVDISDETLRETHLPPFGSAFAAGALTTMAAFSEINGVPATADRELLTDLLRGEMKFRGFVFSDYTADEELIAHGYAEDERDAARLAVLAGVDMSMQSGLYIRHLPDLVRSGAVPMETVDVAVRRILYVKTAIGLFDNPYRSISEDAEKTRIATPAHRALSREAATRSIVLLQNSGVLPLDRGKRQKIALIGPFGEDRANLYGPWAFYGDKEKGVDIAAGLRAAMADPALLSIAKGCEIGAPMDGGIAQAVEAAKAADIILLAVGESQDMSGEAQSRTVIELPPAQQMLADAVAATGKPMIVLLRHGRALALHGSVASAQAVLATWFLGSEAGHAIADILFGRVDPSAKLPVSFPWESGQEPFFYDRKSTGRPVVDNRTEYRARYTTTDNSARYPFGHGLSYTTFALDKLKLSDKALRWDRAIEVTVRLTNNGDRRGSEVVQLYIRDRVASRTRPVRELKRMERVTLGPGESKIVRFSLSRTDLQFVGAGSRIIAEPGLFDVWVGQSSVGGLHAQFTLYAAEPNKA; encoded by the coding sequence ATGACCATAGATCGTCGCACGCTCCTTGCCGCCGCCCTGACTGGCTTGGCTGCCCTGCCGTTTCCCCGCCGTGCGTTCGCCGCCGCCGATGTTGCGCGCGTCGATGACCTGATCGGGCGCATGACGATTGAGGAAAAGGCGGGGCAGATGACCTGCCTGACCGACAGCTTTCGTCCCTATAACCCGCCCAATCCGCAGGTCGGCATTCAGGATGAAAAGCGGCTGTCGGACGAGGTGCGCAGGGGCCGGGTCGGCTGCCTGTTCAACGGCATCGGCGTCGCGGGCGCTCGCCGCGCGCAGGATCTGGCGGTCAAGGAAAGCCGCCTTGGCATCCCGCTGCTGCTGGCGGGCGACGTTATCCACGGCCTCAAGACCATCTTCCCCGTGCCGCTGGCCGAGGCCGCGAGCTTTGACCCTTCGCTTGCCCAACGCACCGCGCGGGCCATGGCGCAGGAAGCCAGTGCGGCGGGGCTTCACCTGACCTTCGCGCCCATGGTTGATGTCGCGCGCGACCAACGCTGGGGCCGGGTGGTCGAGGGGGCGGGGGAGGATGTCTATCTGGGCAGTCTGTTCGCCGCCGCGCGCGTTCGCGGTTTCCAGGGGCGCGACCTGCGCCGCGACGACAGCCTGCTCGCCTGTCCGAAGCATTTCGCCGCCTATGGCGCGGTCGCCGCTGGCCTTGAATATGGCAGCGTCGATATTTCCGATGAGACATTGCGCGAGACGCATCTGCCGCCCTTCGGCTCTGCATTCGCGGCCGGCGCGCTGACCACCATGGCCGCCTTCAGCGAGATCAACGGCGTCCCGGCGACCGCCGACCGGGAACTGCTGACCGATCTGTTGCGTGGGGAGATGAAGTTCCGGGGCTTTGTATTTTCCGACTATACCGCCGACGAGGAACTGATCGCCCACGGCTATGCCGAGGATGAGCGTGACGCGGCGCGCCTTGCTGTGCTCGCAGGCGTCGACATGTCGATGCAGAGCGGCCTTTATATCCGCCATCTGCCCGATCTGGTGAGAAGCGGCGCGGTGCCGATGGAGACGGTCGATGTCGCGGTTCGCCGCATCCTTTATGTGAAGACCGCCATCGGCCTGTTCGACAATCCCTATCGGTCGATCAGCGAGGACGCTGAGAAAACCCGCATCGCAACGCCCGCCCATCGGGCGCTTTCACGCGAAGCGGCGACGCGGTCGATCGTGTTGCTCCAGAATAGCGGCGTCCTGCCGCTCGATCGGGGAAAGCGGCAGAAGATCGCGCTGATCGGCCCGTTCGGAGAAGACCGCGCGAATTTGTATGGACCCTGGGCTTTCTACGGCGACAAGGAGAAGGGCGTGGACATCGCCGCCGGTCTGCGCGCGGCGATGGCGGACCCGGCCCTGCTCAGCATCGCCAAGGGCTGCGAGATAGGCGCGCCGATGGACGGCGGGATCGCGCAGGCTGTGGAGGCGGCGAAGGCGGCCGACATCATCCTGCTGGCCGTCGGCGAATCGCAGGACATGTCGGGCGAGGCGCAGTCGCGTACCGTGATCGAACTGCCCCCGGCGCAGCAGATGCTGGCGGATGCGGTTGCCGCTACCGGCAAGCCGATGATCGTGCTGTTGCGCCATGGCCGCGCACTTGCGCTGCATGGTTCGGTCGCCAGTGCGCAGGCAGTGCTCGCCACCTGGTTTCTGGGATCGGAGGCGGGCCACGCCATTGCCGATATCCTGTTCGGCCGGGTCGATCCGTCGGCCAAGCTGCCGGTCAGCTTTCCTTGGGAATCGGGGCAGGAGCCGTTCTTCTACGACCGCAAATCCACTGGCCGCCCCGTGGTGGACAACCGCACCGAATATCGCGCGCGCTACACGACCACCGACAACAGCGCGCGTTATCCGTTCGGTCATGGACTTAGCTATACGACGTTTGCGCTGGATAAGCTGAAGCTGTCGGACAAGGCGTTGCGCTGGGATCGCGCCATCGAAGTGACGGTGCGGCTTACCAACAATGGCGACAGGCGCGGCAGTGAGGTGGTGCAGCTTTATATCCGTGACCGTGTCGCCAGCCGCACACGCCCGGTGCGCGAACTCAAACGCATGGAGCGCGTGACGCTGGGGCCGGGGGAAAGCAAGATCGTGCGCTTTTCCCTTTCGCGCACGGACCTGCAATTTGTCGGCGCAGGCAGCCGCATCATCGCGGAGCCGGGCCTGTTCGACGTGTGGGTTGGCCAGTCGTCCGTTGGCGGCCTGCATGCGCAATTCACCCTTTATGCAGCGGAACCAAACAAAGCCTAG
- a CDS encoding 2Fe-2S iron-sulfur cluster-binding protein: MPKLIVVNRSGEEQAVEGDNGLSVMEVIRDNGFDELLALCGGCCSCATCHVYVDPAFADKLPAISEDENDLLDSSDNRNDSSRLSCQLVMSAELDGLRVTIAPED; the protein is encoded by the coding sequence ATGCCTAAACTGATTGTGGTCAACCGTTCGGGTGAAGAGCAGGCCGTTGAGGGCGATAACGGCCTGTCGGTGATGGAAGTCATCCGTGACAATGGCTTTGACGAATTGCTGGCGCTGTGCGGCGGCTGCTGCTCCTGCGCGACCTGCCATGTCTATGTCGATCCCGCCTTCGCCGACAAGCTGCCCGCGATCAGCGAAGATGAGAACGACCTGCTCGACAGCTCCGACAATCGTAATGACAGCAGCCGCTTGTCCTGCCAGCTGGTGATGAGCGCGGAACTGGACGGTCTGCGCGTCACCATCGCGCCGGAAGACTGA
- a CDS encoding PAS domain-containing protein, giving the protein MADGRGLETDRAALLAHYDLDAGGFRTLDQIIDFAAALCEAPIALVSIVEDDRQRFLARTGLDAEETPRDVSFCAHAMHGSDIFVVPDARMDPRFAANALVTGPPHIRFYAGAPLMDGESMPLGALCVIDDQPRDDLTALQRQGLSLLAHQVMVELEGRRRDREVIARQARDAQAVAESDRLFRTLADAMPQMVWSTLPDGYHDYYNARWYEYTGVPHGSTDGEGWSGNFHPDDREAAWPRWRHSLETGEPYEIEYRLRHHSGEYRWTLGRALPIRDDEGRITRWIGTCTEIHEQKLMMEEREIIAHELSHRIKNIFSVISGLIGLSARQNPEIRSVADDLRARIMALGRAHDFVRPHDADEQGELQRGRLRGILEQIFAPYDDAGKSRFIFSGENPAIDDRSATPLALLFHELATNAAKYGALSVPQGRVHVNVRGEDADVRVDWREEGGPRVEPSGEEGFGTRLMQLTAERQLGGRMRRDWRPEGLLVSLWIPSRSMSRTVAGKV; this is encoded by the coding sequence ATGGCTGACGGCCGGGGGCTGGAGACGGATCGCGCCGCTCTGTTGGCGCATTATGATCTGGACGCCGGCGGCTTTCGCACGCTGGACCAGATAATCGATTTTGCTGCGGCGCTTTGCGAAGCGCCAATCGCGCTTGTGAGCATCGTCGAGGATGATCGCCAGCGGTTCCTGGCGAGAACCGGACTGGATGCGGAGGAAACGCCGCGCGACGTCTCATTTTGCGCGCATGCGATGCACGGCAGCGACATATTCGTCGTTCCCGACGCCCGGATGGACCCCCGCTTCGCCGCCAATGCGCTGGTAACCGGGCCGCCCCACATCCGTTTCTATGCAGGCGCGCCGCTTATGGACGGCGAGAGCATGCCGCTGGGCGCGCTGTGCGTCATCGACGATCAGCCGCGCGACGACCTGACGGCGTTGCAGCGGCAGGGCCTGTCGCTGCTCGCGCATCAGGTGATGGTGGAGCTGGAGGGAAGGCGTCGCGACCGGGAGGTGATCGCTCGCCAGGCCAGGGACGCCCAGGCGGTAGCCGAAAGCGACCGGCTGTTCCGCACCTTGGCGGACGCCATGCCGCAGATGGTCTGGTCGACGCTGCCCGATGGCTATCACGACTATTATAATGCCCGCTGGTATGAATATACCGGCGTTCCGCACGGATCGACCGATGGGGAGGGTTGGAGCGGCAATTTCCACCCGGACGATCGCGAAGCGGCCTGGCCGCGCTGGCGTCATTCGCTGGAAACCGGCGAGCCTTATGAGATTGAATATCGCCTTCGCCATCATAGCGGCGAATATCGATGGACGTTGGGCAGGGCGCTGCCGATCCGCGATGACGAAGGCAGGATCACGCGCTGGATCGGCACCTGCACCGAAATCCACGAGCAAAAATTGATGATGGAGGAGCGCGAGATCATCGCGCATGAACTGTCACACCGGATCAAGAATATCTTTTCGGTGATATCGGGCCTGATCGGCCTGTCAGCGCGTCAGAATCCGGAAATTCGCTCCGTGGCGGACGACCTTCGCGCCCGGATCATGGCGCTTGGCCGCGCGCATGATTTCGTCCGGCCGCATGATGCGGACGAGCAGGGCGAGCTTCAGCGGGGGCGATTGCGCGGAATATTGGAGCAGATTTTTGCCCCCTATGACGACGCAGGCAAGAGCCGCTTCATATTTTCAGGGGAAAATCCGGCCATCGACGACCGGTCGGCCACGCCGCTGGCGCTGCTGTTCCATGAACTCGCCACCAACGCCGCCAAATATGGCGCACTGTCCGTCCCGCAGGGGCGCGTCCATGTCAATGTGCGGGGCGAGGATGCCGATGTTCGCGTCGATTGGCGCGAGGAAGGCGGACCAAGGGTCGAACCGTCTGGTGAAGAGGGCTTTGGCACCCGCCTCATGCAACTTACCGCAGAACGGCAGCTGGGCGGGCGGATGCGGCGGGACTGGCGGCCCGAGGGCCTGCTGGTCAGCCTGTGGATCCCATCCCGTTCCATGAGCCGGACGGTGGCGGGAAAGGTGTGA